From one Macaca nemestrina isolate mMacNem1 chromosome 5, mMacNem.hap1, whole genome shotgun sequence genomic stretch:
- the LOC105465668 gene encoding mitochondrial fission regulator 2 isoform X1 → MCLILNILREMLEYFGVPVDQVLLIWENKDYGSTRSIVRIIGKMLPLEPCRRPNFELIPLLNSVDSENCGSVVPSFADILYVANDEEASYLRFRNSIWKNEEEKVEIFHPLQLVRDPLSPAVRQKETVKNDMPVNEAAIKKIAALENELTFLRSQIAAIVEMQELKNSANSSSFGLNDKPISLGQLSSSRAARLSVEPDQFPSSVLSSPPPPPPLPPQFSSLQPLCFPPVQPRSSNICDSDNPATEMNKQNLAANKTNYSHHSKSQRNKDIPNMLDVLKDMNKVKLRAVERSPGGRPIHKRKRQNSHWDPVSLISHALKQKFAFQEDDSFEKENRSWESSPFSSPETSRFGHHISQSEGQRTKEEMVNTKAVDQGISNTSLLNSRI, encoded by the exons ATGTGTCTCATACTGAATATCTTAAGAGAGATGCTGGAATATTTTGGCGTTCCTGTAGACCAG GTTTTGCTGATTTGGGAAAATAAAGACTATGGATCAACTAGGAGTATTGTTCGTATCATTGGGAAAATGCTTCCATTAGAACCTTGTCGAAGACCTAATTTTGAG ttgATCCCACTCTTGAACTCTGTAGACTCTGAAAATTGTGGATCTGTGGTTCCTTCTTTTGCTGATATTTTGTATGTGGCAAATGATGAAGAAGCCAGTTATCTCAGATTTCG AAATAGTATAtggaaaaatgaagaagagaaggTGGAAATTTTTCATCCTTTGCAACTAGTTCGGGATCCACTGTCACCTGCTgtaagacagaaagaaacagtGAAAAATGATATGCCTGTAAATGAagctgcaattaaaaaaatagctgcCCTTGAAAATGAGCTGACTTTTCTTCGCTCTCAGATTGCAGCAATTGTGGAAATGCAGGAACTGAAAAACAGTGCAAATTCTA GTTCCTTTGGCTTGAATGACAAGCCCATTAGTTTGGGCCAGTTGTCATCATCGCGGGCTGCCCGTCTGAGTGTGGAGCCGGATCAGTTTCCAAGTTCAGtgctttcttctcctcctcctccaccaccacttCCTCCTCAGTTTTCATCTCTCCAGCCACTGTGTTTTCCTCCCGTACAACCAAGATCTAGTAATATTTGTGACTCAGATAATCCAGCTACTGAAATGAACAAACAGAACCTGGCTGCTAATAAGACCAATTACAGTCATCATTCAAAAAGCcagagaaataaagatattccaAACATGTTGGACGTTCTGAAGGATATGAATAAGGTTAAGCTTCGTGCAGTTGAGCG gtcaCCTGGCGGTAGACCCATTCATAAGAGGAAAAGACAGAATTCACATTGGGATCCAGTTTCTTTAATATCTCATGCACTTAAGCAGAAATTTGCATTTCAAGAAGATGATTCttttgagaaagagaatagatCTTGGGAATCTTCCCCATTTTCTAGTCCAGAAACTTCAAGG tTTGGACATCACATTTCACAGTCAGAAGGACAGCGAACTAAAGAAGAAATGGTCAACACAAAAGCTGTTGACCAAGGTATCAGCAATACAAGCCTTCTAAACTCAAGGATTTAA
- the LOC105465668 gene encoding mitochondrial fission regulator 2 isoform X2, which yields MELSKRNEVEVLLIWENKDYGSTRSIVRIIGKMLPLEPCRRPNFELIPLLNSVDSENCGSVVPSFADILYVANDEEASYLRFRNSIWKNEEEKVEIFHPLQLVRDPLSPAVRQKETVKNDMPVNEAAIKKIAALENELTFLRSQIAAIVEMQELKNSANSSSFGLNDKPISLGQLSSSRAARLSVEPDQFPSSVLSSPPPPPPLPPQFSSLQPLCFPPVQPRSSNICDSDNPATEMNKQNLAANKTNYSHHSKSQRNKDIPNMLDVLKDMNKVKLRAVERSPGGRPIHKRKRQNSHWDPVSLISHALKQKFAFQEDDSFEKENRSWESSPFSSPETSRFGHHISQSEGQRTKEEMVNTKAVDQGISNTSLLNSRI from the exons ATGGAGCTAAGTAAGAGAAATGAAGTTGAG GTTTTGCTGATTTGGGAAAATAAAGACTATGGATCAACTAGGAGTATTGTTCGTATCATTGGGAAAATGCTTCCATTAGAACCTTGTCGAAGACCTAATTTTGAG ttgATCCCACTCTTGAACTCTGTAGACTCTGAAAATTGTGGATCTGTGGTTCCTTCTTTTGCTGATATTTTGTATGTGGCAAATGATGAAGAAGCCAGTTATCTCAGATTTCG AAATAGTATAtggaaaaatgaagaagagaaggTGGAAATTTTTCATCCTTTGCAACTAGTTCGGGATCCACTGTCACCTGCTgtaagacagaaagaaacagtGAAAAATGATATGCCTGTAAATGAagctgcaattaaaaaaatagctgcCCTTGAAAATGAGCTGACTTTTCTTCGCTCTCAGATTGCAGCAATTGTGGAAATGCAGGAACTGAAAAACAGTGCAAATTCTA GTTCCTTTGGCTTGAATGACAAGCCCATTAGTTTGGGCCAGTTGTCATCATCGCGGGCTGCCCGTCTGAGTGTGGAGCCGGATCAGTTTCCAAGTTCAGtgctttcttctcctcctcctccaccaccacttCCTCCTCAGTTTTCATCTCTCCAGCCACTGTGTTTTCCTCCCGTACAACCAAGATCTAGTAATATTTGTGACTCAGATAATCCAGCTACTGAAATGAACAAACAGAACCTGGCTGCTAATAAGACCAATTACAGTCATCATTCAAAAAGCcagagaaataaagatattccaAACATGTTGGACGTTCTGAAGGATATGAATAAGGTTAAGCTTCGTGCAGTTGAGCG gtcaCCTGGCGGTAGACCCATTCATAAGAGGAAAAGACAGAATTCACATTGGGATCCAGTTTCTTTAATATCTCATGCACTTAAGCAGAAATTTGCATTTCAAGAAGATGATTCttttgagaaagagaatagatCTTGGGAATCTTCCCCATTTTCTAGTCCAGAAACTTCAAGG tTTGGACATCACATTTCACAGTCAGAAGGACAGCGAACTAAAGAAGAAATGGTCAACACAAAAGCTGTTGACCAAGGTATCAGCAATACAAGCCTTCTAAACTCAAGGATTTAA
- the LOC105465668 gene encoding mitochondrial fission regulator 2 isoform X3, protein MEDGKLLWLIPLLNSVDSENCGSVVPSFADILYVANDEEASYLRFRNSIWKNEEEKVEIFHPLQLVRDPLSPAVRQKETVKNDMPVNEAAIKKIAALENELTFLRSQIAAIVEMQELKNSANSSSFGLNDKPISLGQLSSSRAARLSVEPDQFPSSVLSSPPPPPPLPPQFSSLQPLCFPPVQPRSSNICDSDNPATEMNKQNLAANKTNYSHHSKSQRNKDIPNMLDVLKDMNKVKLRAVERSPGGRPIHKRKRQNSHWDPVSLISHALKQKFAFQEDDSFEKENRSWESSPFSSPETSRFGHHISQSEGQRTKEEMVNTKAVDQGISNTSLLNSRI, encoded by the exons ATGGAAGAcgggaagttgctctgg ttgATCCCACTCTTGAACTCTGTAGACTCTGAAAATTGTGGATCTGTGGTTCCTTCTTTTGCTGATATTTTGTATGTGGCAAATGATGAAGAAGCCAGTTATCTCAGATTTCG AAATAGTATAtggaaaaatgaagaagagaaggTGGAAATTTTTCATCCTTTGCAACTAGTTCGGGATCCACTGTCACCTGCTgtaagacagaaagaaacagtGAAAAATGATATGCCTGTAAATGAagctgcaattaaaaaaatagctgcCCTTGAAAATGAGCTGACTTTTCTTCGCTCTCAGATTGCAGCAATTGTGGAAATGCAGGAACTGAAAAACAGTGCAAATTCTA GTTCCTTTGGCTTGAATGACAAGCCCATTAGTTTGGGCCAGTTGTCATCATCGCGGGCTGCCCGTCTGAGTGTGGAGCCGGATCAGTTTCCAAGTTCAGtgctttcttctcctcctcctccaccaccacttCCTCCTCAGTTTTCATCTCTCCAGCCACTGTGTTTTCCTCCCGTACAACCAAGATCTAGTAATATTTGTGACTCAGATAATCCAGCTACTGAAATGAACAAACAGAACCTGGCTGCTAATAAGACCAATTACAGTCATCATTCAAAAAGCcagagaaataaagatattccaAACATGTTGGACGTTCTGAAGGATATGAATAAGGTTAAGCTTCGTGCAGTTGAGCG gtcaCCTGGCGGTAGACCCATTCATAAGAGGAAAAGACAGAATTCACATTGGGATCCAGTTTCTTTAATATCTCATGCACTTAAGCAGAAATTTGCATTTCAAGAAGATGATTCttttgagaaagagaatagatCTTGGGAATCTTCCCCATTTTCTAGTCCAGAAACTTCAAGG tTTGGACATCACATTTCACAGTCAGAAGGACAGCGAACTAAAGAAGAAATGGTCAACACAAAAGCTGTTGACCAAGGTATCAGCAATACAAGCCTTCTAAACTCAAGGATTTAA